A genomic window from Archaeoglobus profundus DSM 5631 includes:
- a CDS encoding flavin reductase family protein: MHALEYLYPMRTFLITSGTMEKPNVMTADWVTPLSLNPPLVGAAIAHKRYTKKLIDEYGEFVVSVPTIELLKDVWIAGTVSGANVNKAEKLSLTFVPSKKVKAPSIKECQANLECKVVNAVETGDHVLYVGEIVEVTHEDAFKDKPDVKNYKFILHVGFGNMFTTNSSEIFKA; the protein is encoded by the coding sequence CATCAGGGACAATGGAGAAACCCAACGTTATGACTGCTGATTGGGTGACCCCTCTCTCGTTGAATCCACCTCTAGTTGGTGCTGCTATAGCTCACAAGAGGTATACGAAGAAGCTGATTGATGAGTACGGTGAATTTGTAGTGTCCGTGCCTACAATAGAACTGTTAAAGGATGTTTGGATAGCTGGAACGGTAAGTGGAGCGAATGTCAACAAGGCCGAAAAACTAAGCCTTACCTTTGTACCGTCAAAGAAAGTGAAAGCCCCATCTATAAAAGAGTGCCAAGCAAACTTGGAGTGCAAGGTCGTCAATGCAGTTGAGACTGGTGACCACGTCCTTTACGTCGGCGAGATAGTCGAAGTTACTCATGAAGATGCTTTCAAAGACAAGCCAGACGTGAAAAACTACAAATTCATACTCCACGTAGGATTTGGCAACATGTTTACAACAAATTCATCCGAAATTTTCAAAGCCTGA
- the dapF gene encoding diaminopimelate epimerase — protein sequence MEFVKMHGNGNDFVLIDEFESVKVPDNRKSEFVRVVCDRRFGVGGDGAIFVQKSDIADAKFVFYNSDGSRAEMCGNGIRCFARYIVERGYAKPGVVKVETLAGVLKLDVWFDEMWWIRVNMGRPKFGKDVPALKDVWGEVFEIDGRKFEVYAVNTGVPHAVIFVDDFDFDFYKVAREIRYSKLFPEGTNVNFAKVLSRNSVFVRTYERGVEDETLSCGTGSCAVAVVGNRLGILDKVVEVQTKGGILKIEVNDEIYMNGTAAKVFEGRLLELSGFENFG from the coding sequence ATGGAGTTCGTAAAAATGCATGGCAACGGCAACGATTTCGTGCTAATTGACGAATTTGAAAGTGTGAAGGTTCCAGATAATAGAAAATCCGAATTTGTAAGAGTTGTCTGCGATAGAAGATTTGGTGTTGGAGGAGATGGAGCGATATTTGTTCAAAAATCCGATATTGCTGATGCTAAGTTCGTTTTTTACAATAGCGACGGTAGCAGAGCGGAGATGTGTGGTAACGGAATAAGGTGCTTTGCGAGATATATAGTTGAAAGAGGTTATGCCAAGCCCGGAGTCGTTAAGGTTGAGACTCTTGCAGGTGTTTTGAAACTTGACGTCTGGTTCGATGAGATGTGGTGGATAAGGGTTAACATGGGTAGACCCAAGTTCGGAAAAGATGTTCCAGCGCTAAAGGATGTTTGGGGTGAAGTTTTCGAAATTGATGGAAGAAAATTTGAGGTATACGCTGTTAATACGGGCGTTCCTCATGCGGTTATTTTCGTCGATGATTTCGACTTCGACTTCTACAAAGTTGCCAGAGAAATTCGCTACAGTAAGCTGTTTCCCGAAGGAACAAACGTAAACTTTGCAAAGGTTTTGAGCAGGAACAGTGTATTCGTTAGAACTTACGAGAGAGGTGTCGAGGATGAGACTTTGAGTTGCGGAACTGGAAGTTGCGCAGTCGCAGTCGTTGGAAACCGCTTAGGAATTTTGGATAAAGTTGTAGAAGTCCAGACAAAAGGTGGTATTTTAAAAATTGAAGTTAACGACGAAATTTACATGAATGGGACTGCGGCGAAAGTTTTTGAAGGAAGACTTTTGGAGCTTTCAGGCTTTGAAAATTTCGGATGA
- the thsB gene encoding thermosome subunit beta: MATLQGVPVLILKEGTQRTTGRDALRMNITAAKVIAEAVRTTLGPRGMDKMLVDSLGDITITNDGVTILKEMDVEHPAAKMIVEVAKAQDSEVGDGTTTAVVLAGELLKKAEELLDQDVHPTIIAKGYRLACDKAMEILEEIAIPVSKDDEETLKLIAKTAMTGKGAEVALEKLADIVVKAVKSVAQERDGKIVVDPEDVKIEKKPGASIEETMLVDGIVLDKEVVHPAMPKRVENAKILLIDSALEVKETEIDAKIRITDPEMLQKFIEQEEKMIKEMVDRIVQAGANVVFCQKGIDDLAQYYLAKAGILAVRRVKKSDIEKLAKATGAKIVTNLRDLKPEDLGEAELVEERKVGEDKMVFVTGCKNPRAVTILVRGGTEHIVDEIARGIEDAVRAVSCALEDGKVVAGGGAPEIELSLRIREWAPSLGGREQLAAEAFAQALEIIPRTLAENAGLDPIDILVELRKAHEEGKVTYGVDVFEGKVTCMKEKGVLEPLRVKKQAISGATEAAIMILRIDDVIAAKGLEKEKEKEKGGEEFSSPEF; the protein is encoded by the coding sequence ATGGCGACGTTGCAGGGAGTACCTGTGTTGATATTAAAGGAAGGGACACAGAGAACGACCGGTAGGGATGCATTGAGGATGAACATAACAGCTGCAAAGGTAATAGCTGAGGCTGTAAGAACTACATTGGGCCCAAGAGGTATGGATAAAATGCTCGTGGATAGCTTGGGTGATATAACAATAACCAACGACGGTGTTACAATCCTCAAAGAAATGGACGTAGAACACCCAGCCGCTAAAATGATCGTAGAAGTGGCTAAGGCTCAGGACAGCGAAGTCGGAGATGGAACAACTACGGCAGTCGTTTTAGCCGGTGAACTCTTGAAGAAGGCTGAAGAACTCCTCGATCAGGATGTCCACCCAACCATCATCGCTAAAGGTTATAGATTAGCTTGTGATAAGGCGATGGAGATTCTTGAAGAGATCGCAATCCCGGTCAGCAAGGACGACGAAGAAACGCTGAAGCTGATAGCGAAGACGGCAATGACTGGAAAGGGTGCTGAAGTTGCTCTGGAGAAGTTGGCTGACATAGTTGTCAAGGCTGTTAAATCTGTTGCTCAGGAGAGAGACGGTAAGATAGTGGTTGATCCAGAGGATGTGAAGATCGAGAAGAAGCCCGGAGCTTCTATCGAGGAAACTATGCTCGTAGACGGTATAGTACTGGACAAGGAAGTAGTACACCCAGCAATGCCCAAGAGAGTTGAGAATGCGAAGATTCTGCTGATCGACTCTGCATTGGAGGTTAAGGAGACCGAGATTGATGCAAAGATTAGAATCACAGACCCAGAGATGTTGCAGAAGTTCATCGAGCAGGAGGAGAAGATGATCAAGGAAATGGTTGATAGAATAGTGCAGGCTGGAGCGAATGTAGTGTTCTGTCAGAAGGGTATCGATGACCTGGCTCAGTACTACCTAGCTAAAGCTGGTATATTGGCTGTGAGGAGAGTTAAGAAGAGTGACATAGAAAAGCTTGCCAAGGCTACTGGTGCCAAGATCGTAACGAACTTGAGAGATCTGAAGCCAGAGGACTTGGGAGAGGCGGAGTTGGTAGAGGAGAGGAAGGTTGGCGAAGACAAGATGGTATTCGTCACAGGCTGCAAGAACCCGAGAGCTGTAACAATCCTCGTCAGAGGTGGTACCGAGCATATAGTTGACGAGATCGCAAGAGGTATCGAGGATGCAGTGAGGGCTGTGTCCTGTGCACTCGAAGATGGAAAGGTAGTGGCGGGAGGAGGGGCGCCGGAGATTGAGCTGAGCTTAAGGATCAGGGAGTGGGCACCGAGCCTAGGAGGCAGGGAGCAGCTAGCTGCGGAAGCGTTTGCACAGGCGTTGGAGATAATACCGAGGACATTGGCTGAGAACGCTGGACTTGATCCAATAGACATACTTGTAGAATTGAGAAAGGCTCACGAAGAGGGCAAGGTAACCTACGGAGTAGACGTATTCGAGGGCAAGGTAACTTGCATGAAGGAAAAGGGTGTCCTAGAACCTCTCAGAGTCAAGAAACAGGCTATAAGCGGTGCAACTGAGGCAGCAATCATGATACTGAGAATCGACGATGTCATCGCCGCTAAGGGTCTAGAGAAGGAAAAAGAGAAGGAGAAGGGCGGAGAGGAGTTTAGCTCACCAGAGTTCTAA
- the tpiA gene encoding triose-phosphate isomerase, with protein sequence MGVIIINFKAYAEGSGKKAMEIARAVLEVSDKVDDYIAVAPNFLDLAEIARIGVDVYAQHVDPIEFGSYTGRITAEMIKEKGAKGSLINHSERRLKLADIDFLIQKFKKVGLVSIVCTNNVNTTKAVAVLDPDYVAVEPPELIGTGIPVSKAEPEVVENSVKAVKDLNPKVKVLCGAGITTHEDYVRALDLGAEGVLLASGIVKAKDPKRALEELVGLR encoded by the coding sequence ATGGGCGTGATAATAATAAACTTCAAAGCCTATGCTGAAGGCTCCGGTAAGAAGGCTATGGAGATTGCGAGAGCTGTTTTGGAAGTGAGCGATAAAGTTGATGATTACATTGCTGTAGCACCAAACTTCTTGGATTTGGCTGAGATTGCCAGAATTGGTGTTGATGTTTACGCTCAGCACGTTGATCCTATCGAATTTGGAAGTTACACCGGAAGAATAACTGCTGAAATGATAAAAGAGAAGGGAGCAAAAGGGAGTTTAATCAATCACAGCGAGAGAAGACTAAAGCTGGCTGATATAGACTTCCTAATTCAGAAGTTCAAGAAGGTAGGATTGGTTTCGATAGTTTGCACGAATAACGTGAATACAACTAAAGCCGTTGCTGTTTTAGATCCGGATTACGTTGCTGTTGAACCTCCAGAGCTGATAGGAACAGGAATTCCGGTTAGCAAGGCCGAGCCAGAAGTTGTGGAAAACTCCGTTAAGGCCGTGAAAGATCTCAATCCTAAGGTTAAGGTGCTATGTGGTGCTGGAATTACTACACATGAAGACTACGTTAGAGCTTTGGACTTGGGTGCAGAAGGCGTTCTGCTTGCGAGCGGTATTGTAAAGGCGAAAGACCCAAAGAGAGCTTTAGAAGAGCTTGTAGGACTGAGATAA
- a CDS encoding carbohydrate kinase family protein → MDAVGFGALNLDKVFLVSEIPKAEEESYVIDLQFSAGGSSANTIVGLAKLGLKTGFIGKVGKDKEGEFLIRDLKSYGVDTGNVIVSEGRTGCAMVFVDRDGRRAILIDPAVNDTVGFDEIDLEFVNQFKLLHLSSFVCKVSWKSFEAQKRLVEIFNGIVSFDPGSVYAKFGLEKIKPIIKHTNIFMPNEIEVKLLTGLNYKEGAEFFLKWCDIVVVKRGEEGCYIASNEGCYEVPAHKVRVVDTTGAGDAFNAGFLYGLLRGKNLEECAKLGNYLASLCIQHVGARTYLKHIDKRYLPL, encoded by the coding sequence GTGGATGCTGTTGGCTTCGGAGCTTTGAATCTAGATAAGGTCTTCTTGGTCAGCGAGATCCCAAAAGCTGAGGAAGAAAGCTACGTTATCGATTTGCAGTTTTCAGCTGGGGGCAGTTCTGCAAATACAATTGTCGGTCTAGCCAAGCTAGGTCTGAAGACGGGCTTTATTGGAAAAGTTGGGAAGGATAAGGAAGGCGAATTTTTGATTAGGGATCTTAAGAGCTACGGGGTAGATACCGGCAACGTGATAGTTTCGGAGGGAAGAACGGGATGTGCCATGGTTTTCGTTGATAGGGATGGTAGGAGAGCCATACTAATTGATCCAGCTGTTAACGACACTGTGGGGTTTGATGAGATCGATTTAGAATTCGTCAATCAATTTAAGCTCTTGCATTTATCCTCCTTCGTCTGCAAGGTTAGCTGGAAATCTTTTGAGGCTCAGAAGAGGCTTGTTGAAATATTTAATGGAATTGTGAGCTTCGATCCGGGCAGTGTTTACGCAAAGTTTGGACTTGAGAAGATTAAGCCCATAATAAAGCACACAAACATCTTCATGCCAAACGAGATCGAAGTGAAGCTTTTGACTGGCTTAAATTATAAGGAAGGAGCGGAATTTTTCTTGAAGTGGTGCGATATTGTTGTTGTTAAGAGGGGTGAGGAGGGTTGCTACATTGCGAGCAATGAAGGTTGCTACGAAGTCCCAGCTCACAAAGTAAGGGTGGTGGATACGACTGGCGCTGGAGATGCGTTCAACGCCGGATTCCTCTATGGATTACTAAGGGGTAAAAATTTGGAGGAGTGCGCTAAGCTCGGAAACTACTTAGCGTCGCTCTGCATTCAACACGTTGGAGCGAGAACTTATTTGAAGCATATAGACAAACGTTATCTACCACTCTAG
- the argC gene encoding N-acetyl-gamma-glutamyl-phosphate reductase: MTMKVGVIGGSGYTGGELLRLLYNHPKVEVSVVTSRKLAGKDVWKVHRHLKGFYDLKFVEPEMKYFEECDVAFTAVPHGEAMKYVPQLLEVGIKVVDLSADYRLPKDVYEKVYGLKHEGYVEAVYGLTELHRDEIAKANLVANPGCYPTGCILAVAPIAKYAERVVFDCKSGITGAGVKPTEFTHYPNLHESVVPYKVTNHRHYYEIVQELKPFNSEIAVSFTPQVFPGSRGILTTSHIFLKENLSLEEIVRIYEDFYRDCYFVRLQDEVRLSYVRGSNFCDIALFKGEDRIVAVSAIDNLVKGASGQAIQNMNVMMGWDEKLGLDFPPLFP, translated from the coding sequence ATGACTATGAAGGTTGGAGTAATCGGAGGCAGCGGATACACGGGTGGAGAACTCTTAAGACTGCTCTACAACCATCCGAAGGTTGAAGTTAGTGTTGTAACTTCGAGAAAGTTGGCTGGAAAGGATGTTTGGAAGGTTCACAGGCATTTGAAGGGATTCTACGATCTAAAATTTGTGGAACCTGAGATGAAATATTTTGAAGAATGCGATGTAGCTTTTACGGCAGTTCCACACGGAGAGGCTATGAAATACGTTCCCCAGCTTTTGGAGGTTGGTATTAAAGTTGTTGATCTTTCAGCGGATTACAGATTGCCCAAGGATGTCTATGAGAAAGTTTACGGTTTGAAGCATGAAGGTTATGTTGAGGCAGTTTACGGCTTAACGGAATTGCACAGAGATGAGATTGCAAAGGCTAATTTGGTTGCGAATCCCGGATGTTACCCAACTGGATGTATCTTGGCAGTAGCTCCAATAGCCAAATATGCTGAAAGAGTTGTTTTTGATTGCAAGAGCGGAATAACTGGAGCTGGAGTGAAACCAACGGAATTTACTCACTACCCCAACCTGCATGAAAGCGTAGTCCCATACAAGGTCACGAATCACAGGCATTATTACGAGATAGTCCAAGAGCTTAAGCCCTTCAACTCTGAAATTGCTGTCTCGTTCACACCGCAAGTATTCCCGGGATCGAGGGGGATTTTGACAACATCCCACATCTTCCTTAAAGAGAACCTGAGCCTTGAGGAAATCGTTAGAATTTATGAGGATTTTTACAGGGATTGCTACTTCGTAAGGTTGCAGGATGAGGTTAGGCTGAGCTATGTGAGGGGTAGCAACTTCTGCGATATAGCACTATTCAAAGGAGAGGACAGGATTGTAGCTGTATCGGCTATCGACAACTTGGTTAAGGGAGCGAGTGGGCAAGCTATTCAGAATATGAACGTCATGATGGGTTGGGATGAGAAGTTGGGTTTGGACTTCCCACCCCTCTTTCCCTAA
- a CDS encoding RNA-guided endonuclease TnpB family protein codes for MGDEVTLTGTVEMTVRAEPLFNLVRNYTNALRFVVHEILRDPSKYGRWRYVKKTRRIRWEQDIKKIHEFYETLKRRFNLPPKFAIGCEREASMIAKAVINNENNGENKCVIKSYRARCDYQSYSVKFDGNKCYLRLQGLGEFEIKGFNKKWIDKYKDWKFGDLIMKIQGKMIKLYVTLKKVVKIANPSEKVVAVDMNFEEVVVGNDKTEARFRTPLQRIIHIKKNHIEKTQKMYNKQWLHVRGIRKAISRWWRRINGVTNNFVKQISRKIVAFAKERGYDTIVLEDLNGLRDKQAKLKKSWSERFTFFVYRKLQSWIEWQAKKEGLAVVYVNPKNSSRTCPKCKSLNTKFENRTLVCKNCGFTMDRDSVAIINLTGKWLGVLKCGA; via the coding sequence ATGGGCGATGAAGTAACCCTAACGGGAACGGTTGAAATGACCGTTAGGGCAGAGCCTTTGTTCAACTTGGTAAGGAATTATACGAATGCGTTGAGATTTGTAGTTCATGAAATTCTAAGAGACCCAAGCAAATATGGTAGGTGGAGATATGTTAAAAAGACGAGAAGGATAAGATGGGAACAAGATATAAAGAAGATACACGAATTCTACGAAACTTTGAAGCGTAGATTTAACCTACCACCAAAGTTTGCAATAGGGTGCGAAAGGGAAGCGTCCATGATTGCCAAAGCGGTAATAAACAACGAGAACAATGGAGAAAACAAATGTGTAATTAAAAGCTATAGAGCAAGGTGTGATTACCAGAGTTATAGTGTTAAATTCGACGGTAACAAGTGTTATTTGAGGCTACAAGGACTCGGAGAATTTGAAATAAAAGGATTCAACAAGAAATGGATTGACAAATACAAGGATTGGAAGTTCGGAGATTTGATAATGAAAATACAAGGGAAAATGATTAAGCTCTATGTAACATTAAAGAAGGTTGTTAAAATAGCGAATCCAAGTGAAAAGGTTGTAGCGGTTGATATGAATTTCGAGGAAGTTGTCGTGGGTAACGATAAAACCGAAGCAAGGTTCAGGACACCTTTACAAAGAATAATACACATTAAAAAGAATCACATCGAGAAAACTCAAAAGATGTATAACAAACAATGGTTACATGTTAGAGGAATTAGGAAAGCAATATCAAGATGGTGGAGAAGGATTAACGGTGTCACAAACAATTTCGTCAAGCAAATCTCAAGAAAGATAGTAGCATTTGCGAAAGAACGAGGATACGACACGATTGTCTTAGAAGATTTGAATGGGTTGAGAGATAAGCAAGCCAAGTTAAAGAAGTCGTGGAGTGAAAGATTTACGTTCTTCGTTTACAGAAAGCTTCAATCTTGGATAGAGTGGCAGGCTAAGAAAGAAGGTTTGGCAGTAGTTTACGTCAATCCAAAAAATTCATCGAGAACTTGTCCTAAATGCAAGAGCTTGAATACTAAATTTGAAAATAGAACGCTCGTATGCAAGAACTGTGGTTTTACGATGGATAGAGATAGCGTAGCTATAATCAACTTAACAGGCAAATGGTTAGGTGTGTTGAAATGTGGGGCATGA
- a CDS encoding DNA-directed DNA polymerase, with protein sequence MIKAWLLDVDYVTENDRAVIRLWCKDDKGVFVAYDRNFLPYFYVIGCKAEDVMKVKVRTNEGIITPLKVEEIEAKSLGKPIKALKVYTRHPQHVPKLREEIKKFAEVREADIPFAYRYLIDKDLACMDGIEIEPIAVKEGVLRAYEVRSVRRVEKKGFPDLKILAFDCEMLAQFMPDPEKDPIIAIAVKCGDFEEVLHGDERDILRRFVSIIKEQDPDIIVGYNQDNFDWPYVKKRAEKFGIRLDIGRDRSEISFRGGRPKIAGRLNVDLYDIALKIPDVKIKTLKKVAEFLGAKVEEEDIEGRDIYKCWMRGEKEKVFKHVLNDVLTTYRLALELLPMHYELSRMIRLPLDDVARLGRGKQVDYFLLSEAKKINEIAPNPPEIEESYEGAFVLEPARGLHENVACLDFASMYPSIMINFNISPDTLVKGECEDCYVAPEVGHKFRKSPDGFFKRILKMLIEKRREMKRQMKELDPDSEDYKLLDIKQQTLKVLTNSFYGYTGWNLARWYCRECAEATTAWGRYFIKRAVKIAESMGFEVLYGDTDSLFIKKNKLNLKDLEKECLKLIDVISKELPIQLEIDEFYKAIFFVEKKRYAGLTDDDRIVVKGLEVRRGDWCELAKRVQREVIEIILRERNPDKALKFVKNVIEEIKEGKFKLEDYVIYKGLTKKPDKYESKQAHVKAALRAMEMGIYYPIGTKVGFVIVKGGGSISDRAYPIELIEEFDGENLKIRTPSGIMVKKIDKDYYIDHQIIPAVMRILERFGYTEASLKTTIQKTLFDFT encoded by the coding sequence ATGATCAAAGCTTGGCTTTTAGATGTCGATTACGTTACGGAGAATGACAGGGCTGTCATTAGATTATGGTGTAAGGATGATAAAGGTGTATTCGTAGCTTACGATCGCAACTTCCTACCTTACTTCTACGTGATAGGTTGTAAAGCTGAGGATGTAATGAAGGTTAAGGTTCGCACGAATGAGGGGATTATCACCCCCTTAAAGGTTGAAGAGATTGAAGCTAAAAGTTTGGGCAAGCCTATAAAGGCTCTTAAAGTTTACACACGGCATCCTCAGCACGTTCCCAAGCTGAGAGAGGAGATAAAGAAATTTGCGGAAGTTAGAGAGGCTGACATACCTTTTGCTTACAGGTACCTCATTGATAAGGACTTAGCTTGCATGGATGGGATTGAAATAGAGCCGATTGCGGTTAAGGAGGGTGTTTTGAGGGCTTACGAGGTTAGAAGTGTTAGGAGAGTTGAGAAAAAAGGTTTTCCCGATCTGAAAATCTTAGCCTTTGATTGTGAAATGCTTGCACAATTCATGCCCGATCCAGAGAAGGACCCCATAATCGCTATAGCCGTAAAATGCGGTGATTTTGAGGAGGTCTTGCATGGAGATGAGCGAGATATTTTGAGAAGGTTTGTTAGCATCATCAAGGAGCAGGATCCAGACATCATAGTCGGATACAACCAGGACAACTTCGACTGGCCTTACGTAAAAAAGAGGGCTGAGAAGTTTGGAATAAGACTCGACATAGGGAGGGATAGGAGCGAGATAAGCTTCAGGGGTGGTAGACCTAAGATAGCTGGAAGGTTGAATGTGGATTTGTACGATATAGCTTTGAAGATTCCTGACGTTAAGATCAAGACACTGAAGAAGGTTGCGGAGTTTTTGGGGGCTAAGGTTGAAGAGGAGGATATCGAGGGTAGAGATATCTACAAGTGCTGGATGAGAGGAGAGAAGGAGAAAGTCTTCAAACACGTCTTAAACGATGTCTTAACAACTTACAGGTTAGCTTTGGAGCTTTTGCCGATGCACTACGAACTCAGCAGGATGATCAGACTACCCTTGGATGATGTTGCGAGGTTGGGGAGGGGCAAGCAGGTAGATTACTTCCTCCTCAGCGAAGCTAAAAAGATCAACGAAATCGCCCCAAATCCACCTGAGATTGAGGAAAGCTACGAAGGTGCTTTTGTTTTAGAGCCAGCGAGAGGTTTGCACGAGAACGTAGCTTGTTTAGATTTTGCCAGTATGTACCCCTCAATAATGATTAACTTCAACATAAGCCCAGATACTCTCGTTAAAGGGGAGTGTGAAGATTGCTACGTTGCTCCTGAGGTAGGACACAAGTTTAGAAAGAGTCCAGATGGTTTCTTCAAAAGAATACTGAAGATGCTGATCGAGAAGAGGAGGGAGATGAAAAGGCAGATGAAGGAACTAGACCCAGACTCGGAAGATTACAAGCTCTTGGACATAAAACAGCAAACATTAAAAGTCTTAACAAACTCATTCTATGGCTATACAGGATGGAATTTGGCGAGATGGTATTGTAGAGAGTGTGCAGAGGCTACAACGGCTTGGGGTCGATACTTCATAAAGAGAGCCGTTAAGATTGCCGAAAGTATGGGTTTTGAGGTTCTATATGGAGATACAGACTCTCTTTTTATAAAAAAGAATAAATTAAATTTGAAAGATCTTGAGAAGGAGTGTTTAAAGTTGATAGATGTCATTTCCAAGGAGTTACCGATACAACTTGAGATTGACGAGTTTTACAAAGCCATATTCTTCGTTGAGAAGAAGAGGTATGCGGGGCTTACGGATGATGACAGAATAGTTGTAAAGGGTTTGGAGGTTAGAAGAGGGGACTGGTGCGAATTGGCTAAGAGGGTGCAAAGGGAAGTTATAGAAATAATTCTCAGGGAAAGAAATCCAGATAAAGCTCTGAAGTTCGTGAAGAATGTTATAGAGGAAATTAAGGAAGGTAAGTTCAAGCTTGAAGATTATGTGATATACAAGGGTTTGACGAAGAAGCCAGACAAGTATGAGAGCAAGCAGGCTCACGTTAAAGCAGCTTTGAGAGCTATGGAGATGGGAATATACTATCCTATCGGAACTAAGGTAGGTTTCGTTATTGTGAAAGGAGGGGGTAGTATTAGCGATAGAGCCTATCCTATAGAGCTTATCGAGGAGTTTGATGGAGAGAATCTAAAGATAAGGACACCATCTGGCATCATGGTTAAGAAAATCGATAAAGACTACTACATCGATCACCAGATAATTCCCGCAGTGATGAGGATACTCGAGAGGTTTGGCTATACAGAGGCGAGCTTGAAAACGACTATTCAGAAGACACTCTTCGACTTCACTTGA
- the ilvE gene encoding branched-chain-amino-acid transaminase has product MQELLVYIDGKFVPKSEAKVSVFDHGFLYGDGVFEGIRAYNGRVFRLKEHIDRLYDSAKAIALEIPISKEEFMEIILETLRKNNLRDAYIRPIVTRGVGDLGLDPRKCGKPTIIVIAQPWEKLYGDLYEKGIKAVTVTVRRNAIDSLPPNIKSMNYLNNILAKIEANVKGGDEAIFLDHNGYVSEGSGDNIFVVKNGVIMTPPTINNLKGITREVVIEIIHELGIPFKETNLSLYDLYTADEVFVTGTAAEVCPIVWIDGRVIGDGKPGEITKKIMEEFRKKTEKEGVPVYADDGS; this is encoded by the coding sequence ATGCAAGAACTACTCGTTTACATCGATGGTAAGTTTGTTCCGAAGAGTGAGGCAAAAGTTAGCGTTTTTGACCATGGATTTCTCTACGGCGACGGAGTTTTTGAAGGTATAAGGGCCTACAACGGTAGAGTTTTCAGGTTGAAGGAACACATAGACAGACTTTACGATTCTGCAAAGGCAATAGCTTTGGAAATCCCAATTTCAAAGGAGGAGTTCATGGAAATTATCTTGGAGACTTTGCGGAAAAACAACTTGAGAGACGCCTATATAAGACCGATTGTCACTAGAGGAGTTGGAGATCTGGGCCTAGATCCGAGAAAGTGCGGAAAGCCGACAATAATAGTCATAGCTCAGCCTTGGGAGAAACTCTATGGAGATTTGTATGAGAAGGGTATTAAGGCTGTTACTGTGACTGTTAGAAGAAATGCGATTGATTCTCTGCCACCTAACATAAAGTCGATGAACTACCTCAACAACATACTGGCAAAGATTGAGGCTAACGTAAAAGGAGGTGATGAAGCAATATTCTTGGATCACAACGGTTATGTGAGTGAAGGTAGTGGAGATAACATATTCGTCGTCAAGAACGGAGTTATCATGACTCCACCGACTATAAATAATCTCAAGGGCATTACAAGGGAAGTTGTTATTGAAATTATTCACGAGCTCGGAATTCCGTTCAAGGAAACAAACCTAAGTCTTTACGATCTCTACACAGCTGACGAGGTATTCGTAACTGGAACCGCTGCTGAGGTTTGTCCAATAGTTTGGATAGATGGTAGAGTTATTGGTGACGGCAAGCCGGGTGAGATAACCAAGAAGATCATGGAAGAGTTTAGGAAAAAGACAGAGAAGGAAGGTGTTCCAGTATATGCTGACGATGGTAGTTGA
- a CDS encoding ACT domain-containing protein — translation MLTMVVELEDKPGQLIKVLEPISKLGGNIISVTHRRDEITPLGKIPVRIAVQIDEKKIDQLIREIESRGICIRNYNRVKHTVTTSLLLIGHIIHTDLRSTVDAVDRTGFAEVVEMRIVMPELNKPSTAFIKLSAVNDEKLRESVRILKEVCKAKGIKVVEPL, via the coding sequence ATGCTGACGATGGTAGTTGAGCTTGAGGACAAACCGGGACAACTCATAAAGGTTTTGGAGCCCATTTCAAAGCTGGGTGGAAACATAATCAGCGTCACTCACAGGAGAGATGAGATTACCCCTCTGGGTAAGATTCCTGTGAGAATTGCAGTTCAGATAGATGAGAAAAAGATAGACCAATTGATAAGAGAAATAGAAAGTAGGGGAATCTGTATAAGAAATTACAATAGAGTTAAACACACAGTAACCACCTCCCTACTTTTGATCGGGCACATAATTCATACCGATTTGAGGAGTACTGTGGACGCCGTTGACAGAACAGGATTTGCAGAAGTTGTTGAAATGAGGATAGTCATGCCGGAACTGAACAAGCCTTCCACGGCCTTCATAAAGCTTTCAGCCGTTAACGACGAGAAGCTGAGAGAATCTGTTAGAATTTTGAAAGAGGTCTGTAAGGCTAAGGGGATAAAGGTTGTAGAGCCATTATGA